GCCGCGGCCGCAGAGCAGCTGCTCGCCGGAGATCCGCCCCTCGATCCGCTCGATGTGCGGGAAGACCTCGAAGTCGCGCGGGGTGCGCGGACCCATGTCCATGTGGCCGCCTTCGCCCGGAACCGGGATCCAGGTGCGGCAGGCATGGATCAGCCCTGCCACGCCGAGGCCGGTGCCGGGTCCGAGCACGACGCGGCTGGCGTCCGGCTCGGCCTCGCCGGCGCCGATCTTGACCATGTGCTCCTCGCCCAGCGCCACCACGGCAAGCGCCTGCGCCTCGAAATCGTTGAGGAGGACGATGTCCTCGAGCCCGAGCGTCCGGCGCATCTCCAGCGGCCGCACGACCCAGTCGCAATTGGTCAGGTCGACCTCGTCGCCGTCGATCGGCCCGGCGACGGCGAGCACCGCCGAGCGCGGCATGATCGAGGTGCGGTCGAGGATCGAGGCCTGGATGGCCTCGTCGATGTTGGCGAAATCCGCCGTCTGGACGATGGGGAATTCCTTCGGCTCGGCATAGGAATCGACCAGCAGCGCGAAGCGCGCGTTGGTCCCGCCGATGTCGCCGATCAGCACCGGGAACTTCAGCACGTGGGTGGTGTCGATCGACTGGGCCATTTCGTCTTCAACCGTTCTGGCCCGGAGCGCCGGCTCCGGTCCGCCTGAGAGTGTTTGCCGCCGACAGAACGATCTCGGCCGTCGCCCGGTTCAGCGCCATCGGGATATCATAGACCGTGGCGAGCCGCATCAGCGCCTTTACGTCGACGTCGTGCGGCAGCGGGGTGAGCGGATCGACGAAGAAGACCAGCACGTCGATCCGGCCCTCCGCGATCAGCGCGCCGATCTGCTGGTCGCCGCCGAGCGGACCGCTCTTCATGCGGGTCACCGTCAGCGCCGGGCAGGCCTCGACGATCCGGCCGCCGGTCGTGCCCGTGGCCACGAGGTCGCAGCCGGCGAGGAAACCGGCATGCGCCTGCGCGAAGGCGACGAGGTCGTCCTTCTTCTGGTCGTGCGCGATCAGCGCGAGACGCAGTCTTTCCGCCACGGTCCTCTGGTCCTCTCCGGTCGGGCCATCGCCTGCACCTAAACCGATTTAGCACCGATTGCAACGAAGTGGACCCCGTCTGCCCTGGGCGTCAGGGCTGCGGACGGGGCGTCGGAACGGGAATGTCTCCAGACGGCACGGGTGCCGCAGCGCTGGCGGCGACCGTGACGGAGACCGAGGCCACCGCCGGCCGGCCGGAACCGTCGACCGTCACGGCGGCCTCCGACGGCGGCGAGGGCGCCTTCAGCACGGCGCGGCAGGCCGCGGGCAGGGCGGCCATCGTCATGATGTCGCGTGCCTTCGGCGCGTCGGGGTTCTTGTTGGGCCGCCACGGTTCCTCGGTGAACCACCAGGCGAGCGACTTGTCGCAGCCCTCGCTCGCCGGCACGGCCTGCTGGCCCTTGCAGCCTTCCGAGCCCGGCTGGCAGCCGATGCGGATGTGGAAATGCGAATCATGGCCCCAGAACGGCCGCACCTTGCGAAGCCAGGTGCGGTCGCCCTTCACGGTGTCGCAGAGCTTCTTCTTGATGCCCGGATGGACGAGGATGCGCTCGACCTCGCCATAGCTCGCCGCGCGCTTCAGCACCGCGACATGCGCCGGGGTCCAGGCCCTGTCGTCGACCAGCAGCGTGCCGTCCTTGATCATCGAGCGGGAGGACACGGTCTCGCGCTCCTGTTCGGAGAGCCGCCGGTCCGGCATCGGCGTGAACCAGATGTCGGCGTCGAGGCCGATCTGGTGCGAGGCATGGCCCGACAGCATCGGTCCGCCGCGCGGCTGCGAGATGTCGCCGACGAGCAGCCCGTTCCAGCCGTCCTTCGCCGCGTCGCGCGCGAAGCGTTCGAGCAGCGAGATCATCGCGGGGTGGCCCCAGCGGCGGTTGCGCGACAGGCGCATGGCCTGCCAGTTGGGGCCGTCGACGGCGATCGCCATGCCGCCGGCGAAGCAGCCCTTGGAATAGAAGCCGTAGGATTCGGGCGCCGTGGCCGCCGGCAGCTTCTGCGCGCCGAACAGCGTCTTGGCCAGCGGCTCGGCGGCGACGGCCGGTGCCGGCGAGAGGATCGCTCCGGCAAGGGCTGCCGCGAGCGCCGCGGCACGCATCAGGTAAGCCGTCTGTCTCATCGCCGGACGATCTCCGCCGTTGGTGGCCTTTTCGAGACCGCGCCGGGTCGTTTCCGCCGGTCTCTCCATGGCCGCAGCCTGTGGCGCTCCGGTTACCGAAACCTTAACGCGGCCGCTCGAATGCGAATCATACCAGCTTTCGCCGCGTCGTCCGAATCTCGTCCGGTTCGCCGCGCCAGTCGTCCTCGCGCCACATGCGCGTCAGCGCCGTCTCGTAGTCGGGATAGCCGAAGTCGAAGCCGGTCTGGCGGATCTTCGCGTTGGAGACGCGCTTGTTCTCGCCCCAGAAGGACAGGGCCATCGGCGACAGCGCCGCCTCCTCGAAGGGGACTTCCGGCGGCGGCGCGACGCCCATCAGCGACGCGGCGAAGGTGATCACGTCCTGCGGCGGGCAGGGGCGGTCGTCGGTGACGTTGTAGATGCCGCCGAGACCGCGCGTGCCGAGATGCTCGAGCGCCGCGGCGATGTCGGCGACGTGGATGCGGTTGAACACCTGGCCCTCGCGGATGACCCGCTTCGCCGTGCCGCCGGCAAGGTTCACCAGCGCATTGCGGCCGGGGCCGTAGATGCCCGACAGCCGCAGCACGGCCACCGGCACGCCGCGTTCGCGGCCGAGGTCGAGCCAGCCGGCCTCCGCCTTCAGCCGTTCGGTGGAGCGCTGGGCGCTCGGCCGGCATTCGCCGTCCTCGGTCACCCAGGCGCCGTCATGGTCGCCATAGACGCCGACGGTCGAGAGATAGCCGATCCATTCGAGCGCCGGCATGGCGGCGAGAATCGTCTCCCGCGCCGCGGCCAGCACGGGGTCCTCGCCGTTCTGCGGGCCGGCCGACACGACGAGATGCGTGGTCCCGGCGAGAAGCGCCTGCGCCTCGGGCGACGGCGCCGCGCCGTCGAAGAGCACCGGCCGCATGCCGTCGCGCGACAGCGCGTCGAGCTTGCCCTCCGAACGGGTGGTGCCGGCGATCCATTCGGCCCTGCCGGCCATGCGCCTCGCGAAGGCCCGGCCGGAATAGCCGGCGCCGAAGATGAAGATCCTCATGCGGTGACGTCCTCGTGCTGGTCGGTGGTTGCGAGCGCGGCGCGCCATTCGTCGGCGGTCTCGGGATCTGTGCCGTGCGCGGCGTGCAGGCGGCGCAGGTCGTCCGGTCCCAGGAGACGGGCTGCAGCCCAGATCGCTGCGCCGCGCACCAGCGGCGAGGGGTCGCCGACGAGATCGGCGCAGCGCCGGCCGAGCGCGGCGTCGCCGGAGTTTCCGGCCGCGATCAGCACGTTGCGGAGGAAGCGGTCGCGGCCGATGCGCTTGATCGGCGAGCCGGAGAAGGCTTCGCGGAAGCCCGCGTCGTCGAGGCCGAGCAGGTCGGCGAGCGGCGGCGCGCGGCGGTCGTCGCGCGCGGCGAGCCTGGCTTCGGAGGCGGTGCGGGCGAACTTGTTCCAGGGGCAGGCGGCCAGGCAGTCGTCGCAGCCATAGATGCGGTTGCCGATCCTCCCGCGGAATTCGAGCGGGATCGGTCCCTTGTGCTCGATGGTCAGGTAGGAGATGCAGCGCCGCGCATCGAGCTGGTAGGGCGCCGGGAAGGCGTCGGTCGGGCAGATGTCGAGGCAGGCGCGGCACGAGCCGCAATGGTCCCGCTCGGGCTCGTCGGGGGCAAGGTCGGCCGTCGTGAAGATCGAGCCCAGGAACAGCCAGGAGCCGAAGTCGCGGCTGACGAGGTTGGTGTGCCTGCCCTGCCAGCCGAGGCCGGCCGCGGCGGCGAGCGGCTTTTCCATCACCGGGGCGGTGTCGACGAACACCTTCACGTCCGCGCCGGCGCGGGCCGCGAACCGGCCGGCGACAATCTTGAGCCGGCCCTTCATGACGTCGTGATAGTCGCGGTTCTGCGCATAGACCGAAATCGCCGCGCGGGAGCGCTGCTGAAGCACCGCCAGCGGGTCGTGCTCCGGCCCGTAATTCATGCCGAGCATGACGACGCTGCGCACCTCGCCCCAGAGCCGGCGCGGCGAACTCCGCCGCTCCAGGGTCTCGGGGATCCAGTCCATGGTGCCGTGACGCCCCTGGCGGACGAATTCGGCCAGCCTTGCAGCGGCATGGGGGGCGGCATCGGGGGTCGTCACCCGCAGCACGTCGAAGCCGGCGTCGCGGGCGGCCGCGTCGAGAAAGGCCCGCAGCCGGCTCCCGTCGGGCCGTGCGGCGCCGCCGCTCATCAGAAGTCGAGATCCGCGTAGTGCGACACCGGCGGCAGGCCTGACATCCGGTCGGCCAGCAGCGGCCGGAACGAGGGCCGCGACTTGATGCGGACGTACCAGTCGCGGGCCGCGGGATAGTCGCTCCAGTCGATCTCGCCCAGATAGTCGAGCACCGACAGCGACCCGGCGGCGGCGAGATCGGCATAGCTCATCGTGTCGCCCGCCAGCCAGTCGCGGGTGCCGGCCAGCCAGTTGGTGTATTTCATGTGCGGCTTCAGGTTGGACCGGGCCACCCGGATCGCCTGCGCGTCCGGCGAACCGCCGCCCTGCTCGCGCGGCATCAGCGGCTTGAAGGCGCGCTCGCGGGCGAGGTGCTTCGTCACCTCGGCCTCCGTCTTGCCGAGATACCAGTCGACCAGCCGGCGGGCTTCGGCCCGCGCGAAGGGGTTTTCGGCGAAGAGCCGCCGTTCGCGCTTGATGGCGCCGCGCGTCTCGTCGATGTATTCGGCGATCACGGTCGCCCCGACGATCGCGGCGTCGCCTTCGGCCAGCAGCACCGGCAGGCTGCCGGCCGGGTTCAGCGCCAGGAACTCCTTGCGCCGGACCCAGGGCTTCTCCTCGATGAGGGCCAGTTCCTCGCCGTATTCGCCGAAGGCGAGGCGGACGAAGCGGCAGGAGGCGTCGAGCGGATGATGGAACAAAGTCAGCATGAGGCGGACTGGATACAACCCTGTGGCGTTTTCGCGGCTGCGGCGCTAAGAGCGACCGGCGCTCCGAAGCGTCCCGCAGCCCGGTCGCGAGCAAGGCCCGTGCTATAGGGGCATGCGGGCATCATGACAAGCAAGCCGCGTTCAATCGCACACTCGAACGGAATTCCCGGATGGACAGCCAGAGCATCGTCGGAGCCCTCCTTCTCGGCCTGCTGGAGGGGCTGACGGAGTTCATCCCCGTCTCCTCGACCGGCCACATCCTGCTCGCCGGCCACTTCCTCGGCTTCGAATCGGCCGGCAAGTCCTTCGAGGTGCTGATCCAGCTCGGCGCGATCCTCGCCATCCTGACGGTCTATTTCGGCCGGCTGTGGAACCTGCTGATCGCGCTGCCCGCCGATGCGCGGGCGCGGCGCTTCGTCCTCGGCATCCTGATCGCCTTCCTGCCCGCCGCCGTCATCGGCGCGATGGCGCACGGCTTCATCAAGGCGGTGCTGTTCGAGACGCCGATGCTGATCTGCGTCATGCTGATCCTCGGCGGCATCATCCTCCTGTGGGTGGACCGCTGGGCGCTGAAGCCGCGCTACACCGACGTGATGGACTATCCGCTCGGACTGTGCCTGAAGATCGGCCTGTTCCAGTGCCTGGCGATGATCCCCGGCACCTCGCGCTCCGGCGCCACCATCGTCGGCGCGCTCCTGATGGGGACCGACAAGCGCTCGGCGGCGGAGTTCTCGTTCTTCCTCGCCATGCCCACCATGGCCGGCGCCTTCGCCTACGACCTCTACAAGAACCGCGACATCCTCTCCACCGACGACCTGCTGCTCATCGGCGTCGGCTTCGTGGCCTCCTTCGTCGTGGCGGTGTTCGTGGTCCGCTCGCTGCTCGACTTCGTGTCGAAGCGCGGCTACGCGCTGTTCGGCTGGTGGCGCCTCGTGGTCGGCACGGTCGGGCTTGCAGCGCTGATGATCTGGGGCTGAGGCGGGAGGGCGACGTCCGGCCTCTCCGGTCGCATCTTCGCCCGCTTTTCAGCACCGAACAGGCGGTTGGAACGTCGAACCGCCGTCATCCTCGGGCTTGTCCCGAGGATCTGCATCGCCCTGAAAAGTTGGCGTCCGAACCGTCGATGCGACCACGGGAGCTGCGCGACCGGGATGCGCAGCAGATCCTCGGGACAAGCCCGAGGATGACGGCGTGTGGCTTCGTCAGGCCCCCGGACGCATCTTCGCCCGCGTTTCAGCACCGAGGAGGCGGTTGGAACGTCGAACCGCCGTCATCCTCGGGCTTGTCCCGAGGATCTGCTCCGTCCTGAAAAGTTGGCGCTTTCGAACCGTCGATGTGCCCACGGGAGCTGCGCGACCCGCAAGCGCAGCAGATCCTCGGGACAGGCCCGGGATGACGGCGCGGGAGCGGCAGCGGTCGGCGGTCAGTGCGTGACGGTGCCGGTCGAATACTGGCCGGTGCGGCGGAAGCGCCAGAGATAGGTCGGCAGGATCGCCTCCAGCGACTGCGGCCGGATGCCGAGGCCCTGCAGCGTGCGGCCGTCGCGGATCGCTGCCTCCGAGACGACGTTGTCGACGGCGAGCTGCTTCAGCTGGTCG
The nucleotide sequence above comes from Aquibium microcysteis. Encoded proteins:
- the queG gene encoding tRNA epoxyqueuosine(34) reductase QueG → MSGGAARPDGSRLRAFLDAAARDAGFDVLRVTTPDAAPHAAARLAEFVRQGRHGTMDWIPETLERRSSPRRLWGEVRSVVMLGMNYGPEHDPLAVLQQRSRAAISVYAQNRDYHDVMKGRLKIVAGRFAARAGADVKVFVDTAPVMEKPLAAAAGLGWQGRHTNLVSRDFGSWLFLGSIFTTADLAPDEPERDHCGSCRACLDICPTDAFPAPYQLDARRCISYLTIEHKGPIPLEFRGRIGNRIYGCDDCLAACPWNKFARTASEARLAARDDRRAPPLADLLGLDDAGFREAFSGSPIKRIGRDRFLRNVLIAAGNSGDAALGRRCADLVGDPSPLVRGAAIWAAARLLGPDDLRRLHAAHGTDPETADEWRAALATTDQHEDVTA
- a CDS encoding SDR family oxidoreductase is translated as MRIFIFGAGYSGRAFARRMAGRAEWIAGTTRSEGKLDALSRDGMRPVLFDGAAPSPEAQALLAGTTHLVVSAGPQNGEDPVLAAARETILAAMPALEWIGYLSTVGVYGDHDGAWVTEDGECRPSAQRSTERLKAEAGWLDLGRERGVPVAVLRLSGIYGPGRNALVNLAGGTAKRVIREGQVFNRIHVADIAAALEHLGTRGLGGIYNVTDDRPCPPQDVITFAASLMGVAPPPEVPFEEAALSPMALSFWGENKRVSNAKIRQTGFDFGYPDYETALTRMWREDDWRGEPDEIRTTRRKLV
- a CDS encoding methylglyoxal synthase translates to MAERLRLALIAHDQKKDDLVAFAQAHAGFLAGCDLVATGTTGGRIVEACPALTVTRMKSGPLGGDQQIGALIAEGRIDVLVFFVDPLTPLPHDVDVKALMRLATVYDIPMALNRATAEIVLSAANTLRRTGAGAPGQNG
- a CDS encoding glutathione S-transferase family protein translates to MLTLFHHPLDASCRFVRLAFGEYGEELALIEEKPWVRRKEFLALNPAGSLPVLLAEGDAAIVGATVIAEYIDETRGAIKRERRLFAENPFARAEARRLVDWYLGKTEAEVTKHLARERAFKPLMPREQGGGSPDAQAIRVARSNLKPHMKYTNWLAGTRDWLAGDTMSYADLAAAGSLSVLDYLGEIDWSDYPAARDWYVRIKSRPSFRPLLADRMSGLPPVSHYADLDF
- a CDS encoding undecaprenyl-diphosphate phosphatase — protein: MDSQSIVGALLLGLLEGLTEFIPVSSTGHILLAGHFLGFESAGKSFEVLIQLGAILAILTVYFGRLWNLLIALPADARARRFVLGILIAFLPAAVIGAMAHGFIKAVLFETPMLICVMLILGGIILLWVDRWALKPRYTDVMDYPLGLCLKIGLFQCLAMIPGTSRSGATIVGALLMGTDKRSAAEFSFFLAMPTMAGAFAYDLYKNRDILSTDDLLLIGVGFVASFVVAVFVVRSLLDFVSKRGYALFGWWRLVVGTVGLAALMIWG
- a CDS encoding glucokinase codes for the protein MAQSIDTTHVLKFPVLIGDIGGTNARFALLVDSYAEPKEFPIVQTADFANIDEAIQASILDRTSIMPRSAVLAVAGPIDGDEVDLTNCDWVVRPLEMRRTLGLEDIVLLNDFEAQALAVVALGEEHMVKIGAGEAEPDASRVVLGPGTGLGVAGLIHACRTWIPVPGEGGHMDMGPRTPRDFEVFPHIERIEGRISGEQLLCGRGLVNVYRAIARADAKEAPFTTPAEITTAGLAGSDAIAVEALEMFVTCLGRIAGDLALVFMSRGGVYLTGGIAQKIVAALKHPRFREAFEDKAPHSALLKAIPIYVITHPLAALTGLAAYARTPARFGVETRGRRWPAR
- the mepA gene encoding penicillin-insensitive murein endopeptidase produces the protein MRQTAYLMRAAALAAALAGAILSPAPAVAAEPLAKTLFGAQKLPAATAPESYGFYSKGCFAGGMAIAVDGPNWQAMRLSRNRRWGHPAMISLLERFARDAAKDGWNGLLVGDISQPRGGPMLSGHASHQIGLDADIWFTPMPDRRLSEQERETVSSRSMIKDGTLLVDDRAWTPAHVAVLKRAASYGEVERILVHPGIKKKLCDTVKGDRTWLRKVRPFWGHDSHFHIRIGCQPGSEGCKGQQAVPASEGCDKSLAWWFTEEPWRPNKNPDAPKARDIMTMAALPAACRAVLKAPSPPSEAAVTVDGSGRPAVASVSVTVAASAAAPVPSGDIPVPTPRPQP